The genome window AGGTTCATACCGCCACGTTTTTAAATACTGAAACTGAAGAACAGCAGAACGTTGTCATTAAAGTTTTAAGACCAGGTATTGATAAAGTCATTAAGGCCGATCTTAAAGTCATGCAAACTTTCGCTCGACTGGTAACTAAATTCTATTCAGAAGGGAAACGCCTTCGTCCCGTTGAAGTAGTAAATGAATATAAAAAAACCATTCTTGATGAGTTAGACTTATTGCGTGAAACCGCAAATGCAATCCAATTAAAACGTAACTTTAATAATGACAATGTATTGTATGTTCCTGAAGTACATAGTGAGTATTGCTTTAAAAACGTGATGGTGATGGAGCGCATTTACGGCATTGGGGTTGGTGACGTTGAGCAACTAAAAGCAAACAATGTAAATATGCAATTGCTCGCCGAACGTGGCGTTGAAGTGTTTTTCACGCAAGTTTTTCGTGATAGTTTTTTTCATGCGGATATGCACCCAGGCAATGTATTTGTTAATGCAACCAATCCTGACGATCCAACATGGATAGCAATAGATTGCGGTATTGTCGGCACCTTAAACAAAGAAGACAAGCGTTACCTGGCAGAAAATTTTGTCGCCTTCTTCAACCGTGATTATCACAAAGTAGCACAATTACATGTCGATTCTGGCTGGGTGCCGGCCAATACCAGCGTTGATGAATTTGAATTTGCCATTCGCAGAGTATGCGAGCCTATTTTTGAAAAGCCTTTAGCCGAAATTTCTTTTGGTCAGGTCTTAGTTAATTTATTTAATACTGCCCGACGCTTTAATATGGAAGTGCAACCGCAGTTAGTATTATTACAAAAAACTTTACTTTATATTGAGGGCTTAGGCCGTCAGTTATATCCACAACTTGATTTATGGAAAACAGCTAAACCATTTTTAGAAGACTGGGTAAAAGAACAAATGGGACCTAAAGCACTATTTAGTTCAATAAAAAGTAGCTTTCCATTTTGGGCTGAAAAAATGCCTGAATTACCAAATTTAGTTTATGACTATTTAAAAACAGGCAAAGAAAGTGCTCTTGCTCAACAAACGCTATTAGTAGAATTGAAACTGCAACAACAAAGGCAGCATAAACGTTTACGCTCAGCAATACTGGCAAGTACGCTATTGGTGGCAGCAACCGTCCTTTATATCGATCAACAGCACTTACTTGCTGCAACGACTTTACTACCCTGTGCCATTTTTGCGCTGTTATCATTTAAAAAATAGCTTTTAGCACAGTTAATTCGCTTGAAAATAGCCTTCAACACGCAAGGCTATGCCTGGGGTTGTTTTATAATTAACATCTTCCGGCCACTCGACAAATGGCTCTACCTCAAAATATAGCCAGCGCCGGTAGGCATTAACTCGATAGCGCCAGCTTAATGTATAGTTATCAACGACAAAACCTCTATCGCCATCATCTTCACCCGCAATAACCACACCTAACGCTGACGCTCGAAAGCGATCGAGTTGATGGAGGTAATAATAGCCATTTCGCCAACGTGTTCCTTCAAAGGCTTCTGAAGTTTTAACACTAAAGTTAGCGCGAAATTGCTTTTTTTCGGCAAAGTTAAAATCATATTCAAAGAATAAGCGACTACCAAAACCGTCATCTAAATAATAAAAAATAGAGGGCTGAAATTTGAATAAATGTCTATCTGAATTGTCTGTTTGTATTTTGGCTCGAACTTTGGCAAATAAATCTCCACCTGAAATACCTATTCTAGAATCGACAAAATCATCAATAGTATCAAGATTAATTAAACGGATGGCCGCAGTAAAAGAGTCATCATTTTGATCACCAGTTAATGCCCTACCGGAATTATTTTGCTCTTCAGAATTATTATCATCATCTTCATCTGAAAATATAATATCTACTTTATTTTCCAAGTTGGGTAATTTAACTCGCAAGCGAAATTTTTGTGTAAACACTTGCCAATCTCTAGCTCTAGGCTCATATCCAAGACGGATGCGAGCTAAGGTGTTCGGTGTTGTTTCTTCTTCCTCATCAATTGCAAAAAAGCTGTCAAACCATTTGGCCGAACCAAACACTGAATCACTAATGCTGTTATGAAACCCAAATAGCCAGTCATCCGCAGGATCGGGATGAACAATCATGGTTTCATCGATAGGTGCCAGAGACTGTTCCTCCTCACTTGCTAAGCAATTAGCACTTATTAATAAACTTAATAGCAAAAGTTTTTTCAGCAAACAATTTTCCTTAATTATTGTTGATTAGAATCAATACCTACATTGGTAAAATAATAGTAAATAACTCTTAGTCTTACAATCACAATAAATAATATGGAAATCAATAACAATTCTTTATTTTATAGTGAAAATAATTACTGAAAACAAGCATCCATCATAGTATATTGCTATGATACAAATAATACCAAGCCGATTGATTATATGAACATTCAAA of Thalassotalea fonticola contains these proteins:
- the ubiB gene encoding ubiquinone biosynthesis regulatory protein kinase UbiB; its protein translation is MRSKRLYHIVKTFLNYGLDELLPADKTPFIAKVARHSLFWLRNKHKKEPIERRFRLAIETLGPVFIKFGQMLSTRRDLLSPELATELALLQDKVNAFDGDKAKAIIISAIGEQAFKLHFRDFDTTPLASASIAQVHTATFLNTETEEQQNVVIKVLRPGIDKVIKADLKVMQTFARLVTKFYSEGKRLRPVEVVNEYKKTILDELDLLRETANAIQLKRNFNNDNVLYVPEVHSEYCFKNVMVMERIYGIGVGDVEQLKANNVNMQLLAERGVEVFFTQVFRDSFFHADMHPGNVFVNATNPDDPTWIAIDCGIVGTLNKEDKRYLAENFVAFFNRDYHKVAQLHVDSGWVPANTSVDEFEFAIRRVCEPIFEKPLAEISFGQVLVNLFNTARRFNMEVQPQLVLLQKTLLYIEGLGRQLYPQLDLWKTAKPFLEDWVKEQMGPKALFSSIKSSFPFWAEKMPELPNLVYDYLKTGKESALAQQTLLVELKLQQQRQHKRLRSAILASTLLVAATVLYIDQQHLLAATTLLPCAIFALLSFKK